A single window of Streptomyces aquilus DNA harbors:
- a CDS encoding phytoene desaturase family protein translates to MPALPGHTYDVVIVGGGHNGLVAAAYLARAGRSVLVLERLDHTGGAAISTRPFAGVDARLSRYSYLVSLLPKKIVRDLGLDFRVRTRTISSYTPVERDGRPTGLLVGGGERRTREAFARLTGGEHEYQAWQRFYGMTGRVAERIFPTLTEPLPTREELRRRVDDEEAWRTLFEEPIGVAVEDRFADDLVRGVVLTDALIGTFADAHDPSLKQNRCFLYHVIGGGTGAWDVPVGGMGALTDALAAAARDAGAVLATGHEAVRIATDGRTAEVTYRTDGDESVVAARHVLVNASPQALAELTGDAPPDPAEGAQLKVNMLLKRLPRLRDASVDPREAFSGTFHIAEGYEQLAVAHAEAAAGRLPSAPPSEIYCHSLTDPSILAPELVEQGYQTLTLFGLHTPARLFDADNSGVREELLKATVAQLDAHLAESIADCLATDAEGRPCIEAKTPLDLERDLRLPGGNIFHRDLAWPYRQEGTGRWGVETRHPNVLLCGAGAVRGGGVSGVPGHNAAMAVLEDVAG, encoded by the coding sequence ATGCCTGCACTCCCTGGACACACGTACGACGTCGTCATCGTCGGCGGCGGACACAACGGCCTCGTCGCCGCCGCCTACCTCGCCCGGGCCGGACGGTCCGTCCTGGTCCTGGAGCGGCTGGACCACACCGGCGGCGCCGCGATCTCCACCCGGCCCTTCGCCGGCGTCGACGCCCGGCTGTCGCGCTACTCCTACCTGGTCAGCCTGCTGCCGAAGAAGATCGTGCGGGATCTGGGCCTGGACTTCCGCGTCCGTACGCGCACGATCTCCTCGTACACCCCCGTGGAGCGGGACGGCCGCCCGACCGGCCTCCTGGTCGGCGGCGGCGAGCGGCGCACCCGCGAGGCCTTCGCGCGGCTCACCGGCGGCGAGCACGAGTACCAGGCCTGGCAGCGCTTCTACGGCATGACCGGCCGCGTCGCCGAACGCATCTTCCCGACCCTCACCGAACCGCTGCCCACCCGCGAGGAACTGCGCCGCCGGGTGGACGACGAGGAGGCCTGGCGGACCCTCTTCGAGGAGCCGATCGGCGTCGCGGTCGAGGACCGTTTCGCCGACGACCTGGTCCGGGGAGTCGTCCTCACCGACGCCCTCATCGGCACCTTCGCCGACGCCCACGACCCCTCCCTCAAGCAGAACCGCTGCTTCCTCTACCACGTGATCGGCGGCGGTACCGGCGCCTGGGACGTCCCCGTCGGCGGTATGGGCGCGTTGACGGACGCCCTGGCCGCGGCGGCACGGGACGCGGGCGCGGTCCTCGCCACCGGCCACGAGGCGGTGCGGATCGCCACGGACGGCCGTACGGCGGAGGTGACGTACCGGACGGACGGCGACGAGAGCGTCGTCGCGGCGCGGCACGTCCTGGTGAACGCCTCCCCGCAGGCGCTGGCCGAGCTGACCGGAGACGCGCCCCCCGACCCTGCGGAGGGCGCCCAGCTCAAGGTGAACATGCTGCTCAAGCGGCTGCCGAGGCTGCGGGACGCCTCCGTCGACCCGCGCGAGGCGTTCTCGGGGACCTTCCACATCGCCGAGGGCTACGAGCAGCTGGCCGTCGCCCACGCGGAGGCCGCCGCGGGCCGGCTGCCCTCCGCACCGCCCTCGGAGATCTACTGCCACTCGCTCACGGACCCGTCGATCCTGGCGCCGGAGCTGGTGGAGCAGGGGTACCAGACCCTGACGCTGTTCGGACTGCACACGCCGGCACGCCTCTTCGACGCCGACAACTCCGGGGTGCGCGAGGAGCTGTTGAAGGCGACCGTCGCCCAACTCGACGCCCATCTCGCCGAGTCCATCGCGGACTGCCTGGCGACCGACGCGGAGGGCCGCCCCTGCATCGAGGCCAAGACCCCACTGGACCTGGAGCGCGACCTGCGGCTGCCCGGCGGCAACATCTTCCACCGCGACCTGGCCTGGCCGTACCGGCAGGAGGGCACGGGGCGTTGGGGCGTCGAGACCCGGCACCCCAACGTGCTGCTGTGCGGGGCGGGAGCGGTGCGTGGGGGTGGGGTGAGTGGGGTGCCGGGGCATAATGCGGCGATGGCGGTGTTGGAGGACGTGGCGGGTTGA
- a CDS encoding serine/threonine-protein kinase produces the protein MGDSKLIQGRYRLLDLIGRGGMGEVWRARDESLGRHVAVKCLKPLGPSHDQSFTRVLRERFRREARVAAALQHRGITVVHDFGEDDGILFLVMELLEGRNLSQLLEDNRQHPLPVADVVDIADQVAAALAYTHQQGIVHRDLKPANIMRLTDGTVKICDFGIARLGHDIGFTSRLTGTGIAMGTPHYMSPEQIGGSEVDQRSDLYSLGCVLYEITTGVPPFDLDDAWAILVGHRDTPPRPPRSHRAEVPAYFEKIILDLLAKQPEQRPHDAREVGRRISLGRTTPTYVPTVVTPQPTLRPALEPPSRATRLPSWTRGMTTGHKAVGPGVGAAPPAEGAALTGEWIPRTVVARPPEPVPDEPPAPSQEAITALAGRHNAGLSLGRLGRWAEAGEVHRAVAAEREHLLGPDHPDTLASHYEVAFTLSRTGRAADALREYKLVARARSLALGPDHPDTLAARQEMAYVLGQLGRHFDAHQVYSSVLAARERTMGADHPDTLRCRHNLAFNLSRLGRLEDSYRMARDVAAARSRVLGPTHPDTLVTRYEVAYALGQLGRWPEALQTYHEVAEARAQALGPDHPDTLAARYEVGISLGRLGRSAEALQLYRDLIEDRTRVNGPAHPETLRARHGLGVNLGRLGRWEEALAESRDVCAIRERVLGPEHPDTLVSRREVAVGLGWLGRWADALTEYRRVATARERVLGAGHPDTLASRNDEAHCLEQLGRGAEAVELYRRVAVLRQQHAAGGG, from the coding sequence ATGGGGGACAGCAAGCTGATCCAGGGCCGCTACCGGTTGCTCGACCTGATCGGGCGCGGCGGCATGGGCGAGGTGTGGCGGGCCCGCGACGAGTCGCTGGGCCGCCATGTCGCCGTGAAGTGCCTCAAGCCGCTCGGCCCTTCCCATGACCAGAGCTTCACCCGCGTCCTGCGCGAGCGGTTCCGGCGGGAGGCCCGGGTCGCCGCCGCCCTCCAGCACCGCGGGATCACCGTCGTCCATGACTTCGGCGAGGACGACGGCATCCTCTTCCTCGTCATGGAGCTGCTGGAGGGCCGCAACCTCAGCCAGCTCCTGGAGGACAACCGACAGCATCCGCTGCCCGTCGCGGACGTCGTCGACATCGCCGACCAGGTGGCCGCCGCGCTCGCCTACACCCACCAGCAGGGCATCGTGCACCGCGACCTGAAGCCCGCGAACATCATGCGGCTGACCGACGGCACCGTGAAGATCTGCGACTTCGGCATCGCCCGGCTCGGCCATGACATCGGCTTCACCTCCCGGCTCACCGGCACCGGCATCGCGATGGGCACCCCGCACTACATGTCGCCGGAGCAGATCGGCGGCTCCGAGGTCGACCAGCGCAGCGACCTGTACTCGCTGGGGTGCGTGCTGTACGAGATCACCACCGGGGTGCCGCCCTTCGACCTCGACGACGCCTGGGCGATCCTCGTCGGCCACCGCGACACCCCGCCCCGTCCGCCGCGCAGCCACCGCGCCGAGGTGCCCGCGTACTTCGAGAAGATCATCCTGGACCTGCTGGCCAAGCAGCCCGAACAACGTCCGCACGACGCACGCGAGGTGGGGCGCCGCATCAGCCTGGGCCGCACCACCCCGACGTACGTGCCCACCGTGGTGACCCCGCAGCCGACGCTCCGCCCGGCCCTCGAACCGCCGTCCCGTGCGACCCGCCTGCCCTCCTGGACCCGGGGGATGACCACGGGCCACAAGGCTGTCGGACCCGGCGTCGGCGCCGCGCCGCCCGCGGAGGGCGCGGCCCTGACCGGCGAGTGGATCCCGCGCACGGTCGTCGCCAGGCCACCCGAGCCCGTCCCCGACGAGCCGCCCGCGCCGTCCCAGGAGGCGATCACCGCCCTGGCCGGACGGCACAACGCCGGGCTCAGCCTGGGCCGTCTCGGGCGCTGGGCGGAGGCGGGCGAGGTGCACCGCGCGGTCGCCGCCGAACGCGAGCACCTCCTCGGGCCCGACCACCCGGACACCCTCGCCAGTCACTACGAGGTCGCCTTCACCCTCTCCCGCACCGGCCGCGCGGCCGACGCCCTGCGCGAGTACAAACTCGTCGCCCGCGCCCGCAGCCTCGCCCTCGGCCCCGACCACCCCGACACCCTCGCCGCCCGCCAGGAAATGGCGTACGTACTGGGCCAGCTGGGACGGCACTTCGACGCCCACCAGGTCTACTCGTCCGTCCTGGCCGCCCGTGAGCGCACCATGGGCGCCGACCATCCCGACACCCTGCGCTGCCGGCACAACCTCGCCTTCAACCTCAGCCGGCTCGGCCGCCTGGAGGACTCCTACCGCATGGCCCGCGACGTGGCCGCCGCCCGCAGCCGCGTCCTCGGCCCGACCCACCCCGACACCCTGGTCACCCGTTACGAAGTCGCCTACGCGCTCGGCCAGTTGGGCCGCTGGCCGGAGGCGTTGCAGACCTACCACGAGGTCGCCGAGGCCCGCGCCCAGGCCCTCGGCCCCGACCACCCCGACACCCTCGCCGCCCGCTACGAGGTCGGCATCAGCCTCGGCCGCCTCGGCCGCAGCGCCGAGGCCCTCCAGCTCTACCGTGACCTCATCGAGGACCGCACCCGCGTCAACGGCCCCGCCCATCCCGAGACCCTGCGCGCCCGCCACGGCCTCGGCGTCAACCTCGGCCGCCTCGGCCGCTGGGAGGAGGCCCTCGCCGAGTCCCGCGACGTGTGCGCCATCCGCGAGCGCGTCCTCGGCCCCGAACACCCCGACACCCTGGTCAGCCGCCGCGAGGTCGCCGTGGGCCTGGGCTGGCTGGGCCGCTGGGCCGACGCGCTCACCGAGTACCGCCGCGTCGCCACCGCCCGCGAACGCGTCCTCGGCGCCGGCCACCCCGACACCCTCGCCAGCCGCAACGACGAGGCCCACTGCCTGGAACAACTCGGCCGCGGCGCCGAGGCGGTCGAGCTGTACCGGAGGGTGGCGGTCCTGCGTCAGCAACACGCGGCGGGCGGCGGCTGA
- a CDS encoding oxygenase MpaB family protein, with protein sequence MDPLRAGDPGLFTPNSVTWQMHGDPMMWVAGVRALYLQALHPRAVRGVMQNSDFRQDAWGRLLRTANFVGTTTYGTTEAAERAGARVRKIHSMLSATDPDTGETYGVDEPELLLWVHCAEIDSYLQVARRSGFRLTDELADRYIAEHRVSARLVGLDPDAVPANQAEMAAYFEKVRPELAAGPEARAVDDFLLRPPTHPLLVPAREVLWRRVAHLAYAALPPYAHALYGRPAPRPATVTRQLRVTGTLLRCVPARLRWQLPPKHILRAMSRLGPGSRPAPYKVGR encoded by the coding sequence ATGGACCCCCTTCGAGCAGGTGACCCAGGACTGTTCACCCCGAACTCGGTCACCTGGCAGATGCACGGCGACCCGATGATGTGGGTCGCCGGTGTCCGTGCGCTGTATCTCCAGGCCCTGCATCCGCGTGCCGTGCGCGGGGTCATGCAGAACTCCGACTTCCGGCAGGACGCCTGGGGCCGGCTGCTGCGCACCGCGAACTTCGTCGGGACCACGACGTACGGCACCACGGAGGCCGCCGAGCGGGCCGGTGCCCGGGTGCGGAAGATCCACAGCATGCTGTCCGCGACCGACCCCGACACCGGCGAGACCTACGGCGTCGACGAACCCGAGTTGCTGCTCTGGGTGCACTGCGCGGAGATCGACTCCTACCTCCAGGTCGCCCGCCGCTCCGGATTCCGCCTCACCGACGAGCTCGCCGACCGCTACATCGCCGAACACCGGGTCAGCGCCCGTCTGGTGGGCCTCGACCCCGACGCCGTACCGGCGAACCAGGCCGAGATGGCCGCCTACTTCGAGAAGGTGCGGCCCGAACTCGCCGCCGGACCCGAGGCACGCGCCGTGGACGACTTCCTGCTCCGCCCGCCGACGCACCCCCTGCTCGTCCCGGCGCGCGAGGTGCTGTGGCGGCGCGTGGCACACCTGGCGTACGCCGCCCTGCCGCCGTACGCCCACGCGTTGTACGGCAGACCGGCCCCGCGACCCGCCACCGTCACCCGCCAATTGCGTGTCACGGGCACCCTGTTGCGCTGTGTTCCCGCACGTCTGCGCTGGCAACTGCCGCCCAAACACATCCTCCGGGCCATGTCACGCCTTGGCCCCGGCTCCCGCCCGGCACCGTACAAAGTCGGGAGATAG
- a CDS encoding DUF6338 family protein produces MPSTLAGLVLFVALLVPGYAYQRRRARAVPEREHTAFTETLSVVFVSVIVDWVVLAAFAFLAHFLPRATLDPARLLDDPNRYTADHFLAVVLWSAAFLAVAALLGHALAARPPHRPGRRLGEAQQSAWWLAFHEHPDATVHIGCILHDGSYVAGILHSYSRASAEHGDRDLTLRGEITYRTARGRVAAALPNVNLVVLSARDIAVLTVTYVRPQPVAAE; encoded by the coding sequence ATGCCCAGTACTCTGGCCGGACTCGTACTGTTCGTGGCCCTGCTCGTCCCCGGATATGCGTACCAGCGCCGCCGTGCTCGCGCCGTGCCCGAACGGGAGCACACCGCGTTCACCGAGACGCTGTCGGTGGTCTTCGTGAGCGTGATCGTGGACTGGGTCGTCCTGGCCGCCTTCGCGTTCCTCGCCCACTTCCTCCCCCGTGCGACGCTCGACCCGGCGCGGCTGCTCGACGACCCGAACCGCTACACGGCCGATCACTTCCTCGCCGTGGTCCTGTGGTCGGCCGCGTTCCTGGCCGTCGCCGCGCTGCTGGGGCACGCCCTGGCGGCGCGTCCGCCGCACCGGCCCGGCCGACGGCTCGGCGAGGCCCAGCAGTCCGCCTGGTGGCTGGCCTTCCACGAGCATCCCGACGCCACGGTGCACATCGGCTGCATCCTGCACGACGGCTCGTACGTCGCGGGCATCCTGCACAGCTACAGCAGGGCCTCCGCCGAACACGGCGACCGGGACCTCACCCTGCGCGGCGAGATCACCTACCGGACGGCCCGCGGCCGGGTCGCGGCGGCCCTGCCGAACGTCAACCTCGTGGTGCTCAGCGCCCGCGACATAGCCGTACTGACCGTGACCTACGTCCGCCCCCAGCCGGTCGCCGCCGAATGA
- a CDS encoding CHAT domain-containing tetratricopeptide repeat protein, producing the protein MAPDEDVTGLCQELVDRMEGYRATGDVRHVLGDSALDTAARLTEALPGRSSVGLGSLMTLIPFHLLRARLGAGPRAELDAERAAAHRRRLQEEYGITFVEDGDDDFDPESTLVVNLDEPEPEDEDEGVDDEIIRLWYLSTATGDTRLLAHLVDLLRDVVQDTAPDDPLLVERVAKLGTATGRLAAVTHDSALSDDAVALLDLAVRLDPDNARNLDRLGVQLQQNVEQTGRWEHLDRAVAVSLAAVKATATLSPDYPVRLGNHCAALWTRGRYANHVESFDDAIRLLPLVLDHPHLDPSLRAGHLTNLGNALRDRGQLVGDRHAMSEAILVQEQALAEMADHPTPYVNGIGVRMNHASALLLWHKHAHHPDALTDGVDLLLDCLDETGPDHPMRPMLLCDLGNALAQADEDDIRAGREAAEAFREAIGLLPPGHPVAPLVRSNLVATLLPTEIPPDGMPAEVVAEAVRHAEQAVAMTTEDDPEAGHRLNHLGLAHRHRHRLSGDPGDLSSAVRAYRASALLETAPLWVRWNSYEAWGEAAALAGDWAGALAGFSGIAALLPLTVGELTSRRNREMQLMRLGSGIRDAAACALRLDRPEEAVRLLEEGRGVLLRQLVEHRTAIDDLQERAPDLADEYRQLREVLGSATTSRIDADHGLTLARQRAARRLIRLTEEIRRRPGLSSFPRRLAPDPHAAAAGGPVVVVNISRYRSDALAVTGHGIVVVPLPDATPEAVSARVAALYDALDRRSAARGDAAARRRVEADVEEVLAWLWDAVVGPVLARLSLDRAAEPGARPALWWSPTGELTLLPLHAAQRRDSGDAARLCALDCVVSSYTPTLRTLTPSEPAAARRPMVVAMPHTDGYGDLPATEDEAGRVRALLGGGQLLIGAEATREAVLGALSTATHAHFACHAVCRPQDPSRSGLITADGPLTLAELAGLTPEGAELVYLSACETARGGDVLTDEAVHLCATLRLAGFRHAVGTLWPIGDRVAVYTTDAFYRALVGNRGSEASPRVVVNEVSSRLRDEHPDLPTRWATLIHVGG; encoded by the coding sequence GTGGCCCCCGACGAGGACGTGACCGGCCTGTGCCAGGAACTGGTCGACCGCATGGAGGGCTACCGTGCGACCGGTGACGTCCGGCACGTGCTGGGCGACAGCGCGCTCGACACGGCCGCACGCCTGACGGAGGCGCTCCCCGGCCGCTCGTCCGTCGGCCTCGGGTCTTTGATGACCCTCATCCCGTTCCACCTCCTGCGCGCCCGGCTGGGCGCGGGACCCCGGGCCGAGCTGGACGCCGAGCGCGCGGCAGCCCATCGGCGGCGGCTCCAGGAGGAGTACGGGATCACCTTCGTCGAGGACGGCGACGACGACTTCGATCCGGAGTCCACGCTCGTCGTGAACCTCGACGAGCCGGAACCGGAGGACGAGGACGAGGGGGTCGACGACGAGATCATCCGGCTCTGGTACCTGTCCACGGCCACCGGCGACACCCGGCTGCTCGCCCACCTGGTCGACCTGCTGCGGGACGTCGTCCAGGACACCGCACCGGACGACCCGCTGCTGGTCGAGCGGGTCGCGAAGCTCGGGACGGCGACGGGTCGCCTTGCCGCAGTGACCCACGACTCCGCCCTGTCGGACGACGCGGTCGCACTGCTGGACCTCGCGGTCCGGCTGGACCCCGACAACGCCCGGAACCTGGACCGGCTCGGCGTCCAACTCCAGCAGAACGTCGAGCAGACGGGCCGCTGGGAACATCTCGACCGCGCGGTCGCCGTGTCGCTCGCCGCCGTGAAGGCCACGGCCACCCTCTCGCCCGACTACCCGGTCAGGCTCGGCAACCACTGCGCCGCGCTGTGGACCCGGGGCCGCTACGCCAACCACGTCGAGTCCTTCGACGACGCGATCAGGCTGCTGCCGCTCGTGCTCGATCACCCGCACCTCGACCCGTCACTGCGCGCCGGCCATCTGACCAACCTCGGGAACGCGCTCCGCGACCGGGGACAGCTCGTCGGCGATCGCCACGCGATGAGCGAGGCCATCCTCGTCCAGGAACAGGCCCTGGCCGAGATGGCCGACCACCCGACGCCGTACGTCAACGGCATCGGCGTCCGGATGAACCACGCGTCCGCCCTCCTGCTGTGGCACAAGCACGCCCACCACCCGGACGCCCTCACGGACGGCGTCGACCTGCTCCTCGACTGCCTGGACGAGACGGGGCCGGACCATCCGATGCGGCCCATGCTGCTGTGCGACCTCGGCAACGCGCTGGCCCAGGCCGACGAGGACGACATCCGGGCGGGCCGGGAGGCGGCCGAGGCCTTCCGTGAGGCGATCGGCTTGCTGCCGCCGGGACACCCGGTCGCGCCGCTCGTACGCTCCAACCTCGTCGCCACCCTGCTGCCGACCGAGATCCCGCCGGACGGGATGCCCGCGGAGGTGGTCGCCGAGGCCGTGCGGCACGCCGAGCAGGCCGTGGCCATGACGACCGAGGACGACCCGGAGGCGGGTCACCGCCTCAATCACCTGGGGCTCGCCCACAGACACCGGCACCGCCTCTCCGGCGACCCCGGCGACCTCTCGTCGGCGGTGCGGGCCTACCGGGCGTCGGCGCTGCTGGAGACTGCTCCACTGTGGGTGCGGTGGAACTCCTACGAGGCGTGGGGCGAGGCCGCGGCCCTGGCCGGCGACTGGGCCGGGGCGCTCGCGGGGTTCAGCGGGATCGCCGCCCTGTTGCCGCTGACCGTGGGCGAGTTGACGTCCCGCCGCAACCGCGAGATGCAGCTCATGCGCCTGGGCTCCGGCATCCGTGACGCGGCCGCCTGCGCCCTGCGGCTCGATCGCCCGGAGGAGGCCGTGCGGCTGCTGGAGGAGGGGCGCGGTGTGCTGCTGCGGCAACTCGTCGAGCACCGGACGGCGATCGACGACCTCCAGGAGCGCGCGCCCGATCTCGCCGACGAGTACCGGCAGTTGCGCGAAGTCCTCGGCTCCGCGACCACGAGCCGGATCGACGCCGACCACGGGCTCACCCTGGCACGGCAACGCGCGGCACGCCGGCTGATCCGGTTGACCGAGGAGATCCGCCGACGACCCGGTCTGAGCAGCTTCCCCCGGCGCCTGGCCCCCGACCCGCACGCGGCGGCGGCCGGCGGTCCGGTGGTGGTCGTCAACATCAGCCGGTACCGCAGCGACGCCCTCGCCGTCACCGGGCACGGCATCGTCGTAGTGCCGCTCCCGGACGCGACACCGGAGGCGGTCTCGGCGCGGGTCGCCGCGCTCTACGACGCACTCGACCGCCGTTCCGCCGCGCGCGGTGACGCCGCTGCCCGGCGTCGTGTCGAGGCGGACGTGGAGGAGGTGCTGGCCTGGCTGTGGGACGCCGTCGTCGGCCCGGTCCTCGCCCGGCTGTCACTGGACCGTGCGGCCGAGCCCGGCGCCCGGCCCGCCCTGTGGTGGTCGCCGACCGGTGAACTCACCCTGCTGCCCCTGCACGCCGCACAGCGCCGCGATTCGGGGGACGCCGCCCGGCTCTGCGCCCTGGACTGCGTGGTCTCCTCGTACACCCCGACCCTGCGGACGCTCACCCCGTCCGAACCGGCCGCGGCGAGGCGCCCGATGGTCGTCGCCATGCCGCACACCGACGGGTACGGCGATCTGCCGGCGACCGAGGACGAGGCGGGCCGGGTGCGTGCCCTGCTCGGCGGCGGACAGCTGCTCATCGGGGCCGAGGCGACCCGGGAGGCGGTGCTGGGCGCCCTGTCGACGGCCACCCACGCGCACTTCGCCTGCCATGCCGTGTGCCGGCCACAGGACCCGTCCCGCAGCGGGCTGATCACCGCGGACGGACCGCTGACGCTCGCCGAGCTGGCCGGGCTGACGCCGGAAGGAGCCGAGCTGGTCTACCTGTCGGCCTGTGAGACGGCCCGGGGCGGCGATGTGCTGACCGATGAGGCCGTTCACCTGTGCGCCACGCTCCGGCTCGCCGGGTTCCGGCACGCGGTGGGCACGCTGTGGCCGATCGGCGACCGGGTGGCCGTGTACACAACGGACGCTTTCTACCGGGCACTTGTGGGCAACAGGGGAAGCGAGGCCTCTCCCCGGGTAGTGGTCAACGAGGTGAGCAGCCGACTGCGGGACGAACACCCGGACCTGCCGACCCGCTGGGCCACGCTGATCCACGTCGGCGGATGA
- a CDS encoding KamA family radical SAM protein, with amino-acid sequence MDDNDGRRTAPARVIRDPEQITGLSRAELAALRPVLAEFEFRVSPYYASLVDWGDPADPLRRLVLPDAGELGGDFSYDASDEAANTHVPGLQHKYPRTALLLLTGVCAAYCRFCFRKRFTLAADDTHHISAGDGPETRLDVTAGIDYIRRHQEIDNVLLTGGDPLMLSPARLDRVFEALCDVPHVRTVRIGTKVPAFDPDRLTTELFASFDAVRRTGRRVVVVAHFNHSRELTPPALDKIGRLLDRGVSVINQTPVLRGVNDDPAELARLLNGLTAAGIAPYYLFQCRPVHGDESFQVSVQDTLRLLERTRPSLNGLARRFRYVASHARGKIEVLGRYGDELLFRFHEARDPADDGRVFTMPAAEPVLWPRPPVSDGPAASPDRSTR; translated from the coding sequence ATGGACGACAACGACGGCCGCAGGACCGCACCGGCGCGGGTGATCCGCGACCCGGAGCAGATCACGGGCCTGTCCCGTGCCGAACTGGCCGCGCTGCGGCCGGTGTTGGCGGAATTCGAGTTCCGGGTCTCCCCCTACTACGCCTCGCTGGTGGACTGGGGCGACCCCGCGGACCCGCTGCGCCGGCTGGTCCTGCCGGACGCGGGCGAGCTGGGCGGCGACTTCTCCTACGACGCCAGTGACGAGGCGGCCAACACACACGTGCCCGGCTTGCAGCACAAGTACCCGCGTACGGCACTCCTGTTGCTGACCGGGGTCTGCGCCGCGTACTGCCGTTTCTGCTTCCGCAAGCGTTTCACCCTCGCCGCCGACGACACGCACCACATCTCCGCGGGCGACGGCCCGGAGACCCGGCTGGACGTCACCGCGGGCATCGACTACATACGGCGCCACCAGGAGATCGACAACGTCCTGCTGACCGGCGGCGACCCGCTGATGCTGTCCCCCGCCCGCCTCGACCGGGTCTTCGAGGCACTCTGCGACGTGCCGCACGTCCGCACCGTCCGCATCGGGACGAAGGTGCCGGCCTTCGACCCCGACCGCCTCACCACGGAACTGTTCGCCTCGTTCGACGCGGTGCGGCGCACCGGACGCCGGGTGGTCGTGGTCGCGCACTTCAATCACAGCCGGGAGCTGACACCGCCGGCGCTCGACAAGATCGGGCGGCTGCTGGACCGTGGGGTGTCGGTGATCAACCAGACGCCGGTGCTGCGCGGAGTCAACGACGATCCGGCCGAACTGGCGCGCCTCCTCAACGGGTTGACGGCGGCGGGCATCGCCCCGTACTACCTGTTCCAGTGCCGTCCCGTGCACGGCGACGAATCCTTCCAGGTCTCCGTCCAGGACACCCTCCGCCTGCTGGAGCGGACCCGCCCGAGCCTCAACGGCCTGGCCCGGCGCTTCCGTTACGTCGCCTCGCACGCCCGGGGCAAGATCGAGGTGCTCGGACGGTACGGGGACGAGCTGCTGTTCCGCTTCCACGAGGCCCGGGACCCGGCCGACGACGGGCGGGTCTTCACCATGCCCGCCGCCGAACCGGTCCTGTGGCCCCGCCCCCCGGTCAGCGACGGACCCGCGGCATCCCCAGACCGATCCACGAGATGA
- a CDS encoding acyl-CoA dehydrogenase family protein produces MHLAYTPEQQRLRTELRAYFAGLVPDDANARHGDRREQKRFYREIIRKLGADRWLGVGWPKEYGGRGLTAMEQFIFFDEAAQAGVPLPLMALNTVGPTIMRYGTDEQKAYFLPKILSGEIDFAIGYSEPDAGTDLAALKTRAVRDGDAYVVNGQKIWTTNGDTADWVWLATRTDPAAPPHKGITMLLVPTTEPGYSCTVINTLAGHDTTASYYEDIRVPVSRRVGEENQGWRLITNQLNHERVTLAAHGTMAIRALHDVQRWAMETKLADGRRVVDLPWVRRRLAQTHAKLDAMKLLNWQMVSAVQNGTLTPQDASAVKVYGSEARREAYAWLMEVVAAAGALKEGSAGTVLHGELERGYRSAVIFTFGGGNNEIQREIISWIGLGMPRVRR; encoded by the coding sequence GTGCATCTCGCATACACACCCGAGCAGCAGCGGCTGCGCACCGAACTGCGCGCATACTTCGCCGGGTTGGTGCCGGACGACGCGAACGCGCGGCACGGCGACCGGCGGGAGCAGAAGCGCTTCTACCGCGAGATCATCCGGAAGCTGGGCGCCGACCGCTGGCTGGGCGTGGGCTGGCCGAAGGAGTACGGCGGCCGCGGACTGACCGCGATGGAACAGTTCATCTTCTTCGACGAGGCCGCCCAGGCCGGCGTCCCGCTGCCGCTGATGGCCCTGAACACGGTCGGCCCGACGATCATGCGGTACGGCACCGACGAGCAGAAGGCCTACTTCCTCCCGAAGATCCTCTCCGGCGAGATCGACTTCGCGATCGGCTACAGCGAGCCCGACGCCGGCACGGACCTGGCGGCCCTGAAGACGCGCGCGGTGCGGGACGGCGACGCCTACGTCGTCAACGGCCAGAAGATCTGGACCACCAACGGCGACACCGCCGACTGGGTGTGGCTGGCGACCCGCACCGACCCGGCCGCCCCGCCCCACAAGGGCATCACCATGCTCCTCGTCCCGACCACCGAGCCCGGCTACTCCTGCACCGTCATCAACACCCTCGCCGGCCACGACACCACCGCCAGCTACTACGAGGACATCCGCGTCCCCGTCTCGCGCCGCGTCGGCGAGGAGAACCAGGGCTGGCGGCTGATCACCAACCAGCTCAACCACGAGCGCGTCACCCTCGCCGCCCACGGCACCATGGCGATCCGCGCCCTGCACGACGTCCAGCGCTGGGCCATGGAGACCAAGCTCGCCGACGGCCGCCGCGTCGTCGACCTGCCCTGGGTGCGCCGCCGTCTCGCCCAGACCCATGCGAAGCTCGACGCGATGAAGCTCCTCAACTGGCAGATGGTGAGCGCCGTCCAGAACGGCACGCTCACCCCCCAGGACGCCTCCGCCGTCAAGGTCTACGGCTCCGAGGCCCGCCGCGAGGCCTACGCCTGGCTCATGGAAGTGGTCGCCGCGGCCGGCGCGCTGAAGGAGGGCTCCGCGGGCACGGTGCTCCACGGCGAACTGGAGCGCGGCTACCGCTCCGCGGTCATCTTCACCTTCGGCGGCGGCAACAACGAGATCCAGCGGGAGATCATCTCGTGGATCGGTCTGGGGATGCCGCGGGTCCGTCGCTGA